The DNA region caaccacagttgagcccaaaatgtctgttcctAAGTAagatacttgttaagtgagttttggcgcTTTTTATAACCtatcttgccatagttgttaagtgaatcactgtatttgttaagttagtaacacagttgttaagtgaccctgacttccccattgaccttgcttgtcagaaggtcacaaaagatgatcacatgaccccaggacactgcaactgtcataaatatgagtcaagcatgtgcattttgatcatgtaaccatggagatgctgcaatggtcatagtgTGAAAAAGggccataagtaactttttttcagtgccattgtaattttgaacagtcattaaatgaactgttgttaagtcaaggactacctctactacTCTTCTTTGAAGGGTCCAACATTTCTCTTATGTATCTTTTATTTACATCCTACAAGTTAAGGGCAGTGGTAGCTTTAATACCATATAAGCCTGTTTTGCTACTTCATGAATGTTATAGCTCATGTTTTATATTGCGCTAAGCCACATTGTTTCTATAGCATTTGTGAATCCAGGCACTTGTGACCTATTCAGTATGGTTTGGCACCATTTGTGAACAGtctttgttttcttatttatttcttggTATTTTTTCATGTAGCAAGTGTCATCTTGAAAATGGATCCTTCCAAAGAAGACTATCCCACAGAGATTCATGATTACCTTGTAGCCTTTGAAACAGCTGTTGGCTCAGTAGATGCAGTGTTGAAGACCATGATGTCCATATCCAGAAGTGAGCTCCTCCAGAAGGTAAGAAGAGGATGAGAGCAAGGAACAGTTTGCTGCTGTTTTAATTTTTGCTTGCTCCCTTGATGAACTTGCCTGGAGAGACACCCCAGTTTGACTTTTTGCACCTAGGAATATTTGTATGATTATGATTCTTATAATTTTTCATTATCCATGCTGATGGATGGGTTGGAGCTGTAGACCAATATATCTGGATGCCAATTACAGAGTTAAAGTTACATAGATttagaagaataaataaaaatgacaggGCTCGGTGCTTTTTTAACACTTGAGTGGGTTATGCATAGTGACTAAAAAGCAAAGTATATTTCATGCTGTCTTTGTCTCTAGAAGGGAGTTCTGGTACGGAAAGTCCAAAAATGTTTAATTTAGATGGATTTATGCTACAGTATTAGggaacgtttttttttttaaagtaaaggaATATATAAGGCATCCATTGTTCCCTTTTTTTAACCTGCAGCAACAGCACAAGATGCTGCCTGAGTTCTTTGTACAAGTACCTGTGTACATCCAATTTGTAGTTTCTTTGGGGCAAAATGAGAGCTCATATATCAGGAAATTTCACCCCTGAAGTCTTCAGCCTTTCAGTCAAAAATAAATTATGAGCACAACAGCTTTACAATACAGCCCTTTGACAGGTTCCCTGTTGAAACTTGTAGGCTGTGTTTTTAGAAGTCCTAGAGGAACACAATGATAGATTGGCATTGGCAGCCAAAACTGTTTTTGCCTTTTAATGTGCGGTCATGATATTTGAGAGTCATGAATTGTGCAAAAAATGACAAATGGCAGGTGTCTAGGGCAGGGTCCCTCAACCAGTGCCCATCAGAGGTTCTTGACTTTATTCCCATAATTCCTTAGCTGGCTGATGGGCTATGTGAGTTCATGTTCAGCACAACTAGAAGGCATTGGAGGTGAGAAACAACTCAAACAGACAACGATTCTCTTGTTTTTTCAAGAAAGAACACATACTCTGTTTTAGGTGAGAACAAGGGCAGCATAATGGATAAAAGACTAAACTACAGGTAGGGAATCCTTGTCTGAATCTTTTTCAAAGACTTGTAAACTCATTTGTTCAGCCTAGGTGAAAGAGTGTCTTGTTCTGCAGTATAGAGGCTACCTTAGCCACATATTATAAACATTTGTCACATTGTATGCTTTCAGAACTACTGTATGGAGTCCAAATGGCCTCTAGCGACCAAACttatttctgtttaattttagAACTGGTATTTCTTAAGTTTACTCATATACGGAGGGTTTTTTGAATTTTGTATAGCTATGTTTATATAGGATACAAGACACAGAATATTTTAATAGGCATCTCAAAGAGAAAACTTGGCCACCTTGCTAGACATTAAATTATGTTCATACCCAATTTTCTTAAACTATTTGAAATTATTATGtcagaaacaaaatgaaattttcaacctagaactaaggagaaacttcctgactgtgatgacaattaatcactggaacaacttgcctctagaagttgtgggtgctccatcactggaggttcttaaaAAACGGGATTGGACAATGATTTGTCTGTAATGATAAtaaggtttcctgtttgagcaggggttgcactacaagacctccaaggtcccttccaactcctttattctgttaaattaaaaatgttatgTTTGATTTCCCTTGCAGAGCACTGTTGTACATCTAGCTTCAGGTAATGGAAGGAATGGCATTCACTGTGATTTTCATCATGGCTGTCATCTAATCTGATGATTTGTGCATAATAAAATGTTATGAAGATAATTGTATCTTTCTCATTTTAGCTAGATCCGCTTGAACAAGCCAAAGTAGATTTGGTCTCTGCTTATACATTGAATTCAATGTTTTGGGGTGAGTATGCAGATTAAGAAATGTATAATGACATAATGGATGAGTCTGCGTCTAATGTCATATTGAAATATTAATGATCTTTAGTCTCTTATGAGTTTTAGTTTCTCCTTTTCATATAGTTATATTGCtattgtgttatttatttattttgaatgtcagCTGCCTGAATCTCTGGAACTGAGTGATATCTTAGCAATTAAATAAATATCAAACTATTTTGTGTGGCTACCTGTGTGACAggttagcaaataaataaataaacaaacaaggcaACTATTTCTTGTGTAGCTCCTTGCACTTAACATCTGCATTTAATTTTGTAATCCAAAATATATTCTTTTCCCAAGTCTTAAAACATTTTACATTTTGATTGTTAAGGATTTGGCAAAGGACTTTTCCAGTCATGCAAGTGATAATCCATTCCTATATTTTAAATACGTAGTGAAGAATATACTGCTACATCTTTCTAATTAATTCTGATAATAAAAAATTCACTTTGCAGTGTACCTTGCTACACAAGGAATAAATCCAAAGGAACATCCAGTCAAACAGGAATTGGTAAGTTTCTTATGTTCACTGCCATGCAAAATTATTCTCACGTTGAGAAAAGGGTTTGCAGAAATTTTTGTGAATTCCAAACAAAGTATAATTGAGTTAAATATTGATTATTGCACATTACAAATGCAGTTTTCAGTCTGCTTTTTCCATGAAGCATGTAATTGTCAGTGTAAGAAAACACTGCAGTATAGTTCTCTCATATTGTTAATGACCCCCTGAAGAGGGTGATTATTGTAAACAGTCTGTTTGGTTTAACTGCCAGTCAGTATTTTGACAGTAAAAACTGTGAAGGTAACAGAGCAGCATTGGAGAACAACAAATCTGCATCTTACTTAGTGTAATCCTTCCATATACATGGTGGAGAACAGAGATGATACTATGACTTTCTTCACTTCTACTGTAAATGGGGAATCACACCTTTTGCTGTTTGATTGAAGGATCACTTTGTTGCAAATATTACTGTAGCAAAAAGTTGGACCACTACTGTATAtatgggttgtaaaaatcttgatgacctctagatggcagcaaaacagGGCTTTCAGTACTTCTTTGTTGCCCTTTAGCAGGTCATCCATAGTTTTGCAGACCAGATATGGTAGCCCTGAAGCAAAGCTGCCATTGGAGCAGATCTGttcttcatctcatttgcttACCTTGCAAAACCTTGAGGAATAATACCAAAGCATAGTTTTTACTCAAAACGATATTGTCATTTTCAAAGTAGATGTTTTGATCTCAGTTCAATTCTCAAATaagatttcattaaaaaaaaatagtttgaattTTGTGCCAACCGACTCATTCCTTGCGGAGTGGAAAAATGTTACGTGTCTAATAATTATTTATAACTTCCAGTACAGTATGTTTTCCTATAAATACTTGGACTCGTGTTAATCTCTAAGGCTACCTTTTCTTACTCCTGCCTGCCTTTAAAAGTATCATGTGTTTGATTTACTAGCAAAGACGGGAAAGATTCCCCCTCCCCTACTCCAATCCCTCCATTAATTCATTTTCTCAGCAGTAAAGAATCCAGTTCAGCAACAAAGCTAAAAGCTTTTTTGGCACCAGTTATATGTGTTCTGTCCAGTAATTCTGCATTAGTGACATATTTACTACCTACAATAAATCTCTGAGGTTTGTCTTATAATCCATTTAGAAGCATGAGCCGAGTGTATAAGGCTGGATATCTTACAAATTCTGCTGACTTGAAGAAACAGATCAAATGATTTAGCTTGGCAGATAGAAAAACTACAGATCAAATCTACAGTTGGCTACCAGAATTGTTACGTTCTATATATTACACCTATCCAGATATGCAGCATTGTTAATACAATAAAAGGGTAACTACAAATAAAAAGTAAAACCAATTGTGAAATATAATTCATAGGGAAGTGTAGGTATATACATATTGGCTAGTGGCagtatgttgcttttattttttttttttatttttttttttagcaaaactgCTTTTGCTCAAGAGTGACTAAATTGCCACTCAATTTTTTAAACTCCTTCCCAGGTCACATCGGTATGAAAAGTATGTTATTCTAGTAAATATCCAGTACAATAAATACACTGAATGTCAAAAAGCTCAATTACTGTTACATTTGCTGTTATCTTGAACTTCTCAAGAGGAAAGCAGTTATTCTTCAGCTTCTCTAATTTTTTGCAGGCTTGGTAATGTATGTAGTGTGAAATGGgtgttatttccttttaaagctTAGTTTGATGTCCATGTCATGTTGTGTATCTAAAAGACCAATCAGGTGCTCTTTTTTAGTTTTGCTATTAGCCTGATACCGAGACCTGGCTTCTCATCTGCCTGGAGAGAAAAGTATCATTTCAGTGAAATAGTTATTTCATGTTGCTTGAGAATTCATTTTGCATATCATTTCTTagtagctcttttttttttgggggggggggggcggtggcgGTGGCAGGGGATTTTGACTTGGTTGCTACATAATGCCAAGACATAATTTAGGACCATGTGTGCAAGTCTGTGCAAGCCTTGATTTGTACTCCCCCTTGCAGCAAGAAAGAAGACTTATCTtggtttgttatttatatatgaaCCAAGAACCATGCTATAAATCAGACTCTGATTTGTTCAGTTAAACAGTCTATGAGTTAAGCCAAATATTTTGTGACATATTTAGTGGCTGAGTTGGGGTTATAATGACAATACAGAAATTCAAGGCCCAACTATCTTGCCTGGCTTGTAGAGGCTTATCCACATAATAATAAATTGTGATTTAGGATTAAGTGTGAATGTCGTCACTAACTTATTGGTTAGGTTTGCAGGTTGTACTAGACCACACTTCGTTGAATAAGATACAAGGACTGGATCCACACAACCTAATCTAAAATAAATCATGCCTTAATATGAAGAATGAAACCAGCCTTAGACTTGCGTTCCCTTCTGATAATCTTGGAAAGCATTGCAGTGTAGCTTTCCAACCTCTCAGATCGTTAATGAAATCTAGTGCCTATGTATATTCCTAATTTGAGGCAATTTAATCAGTGTTCTTTTGATGCCCAGAATAGTGTGTGAATTGCTTTTCTTACTGTTACCTTCCGAACCAGAATCTATTCTTTAAAAGTGCTACAGGTATTCCTCACCTAATGACTTACAATTGGGACAAGgaaggtggttgttaaatgaagtggTTGCTAAGTAAAATGGCACATTAACCACCTTCTAAATTGTGAATGACCACTAAACAAagctgttgctaaatgaggactttTGCAGTAATAATATAATTAAACATTATAAACACTAAAAGCAATATAATAAACAACCTTTGCATTGATGTTGCAGGATACAGAATGACTGATGAACATTCCTGCCTTATTCTGTTATTTGATTAACGTGTCATGAGAATTACAAGTGAAATGGAAttcagacagatttaaaatctTTATTTAGGTAATTTTAACATTAAAGGCTACATTAAAAGAATGTACTCTTACAAGTAATTTTGTCAAAATTAATTTGCACATTTTGTACAAAAGGCAGTAGTACTAAGATTTGGTAGCagacaaatttaaaataaagcaattGCCTTGATTGAATGAAGGGAAATCACTTAATTTTCCAGAGAGAGTTGCAACAATTGGGTGATTGCATTTAGCAATCTCTAAATTTCCTTAAAAGGAAACCATAATTAATCCATCAATTTacatttattgtgtgtgtgtgtgcatgtgtgtgtgcgcacgcgcgcACATATTGGGAAAGGGGAAGTAGAAGATGGTTTTAAttgctattaaaatatttaaaaatatttagagaaATAGGGAATTCCTTTGTTAAGGGAATGAATGGTGGTGACTTGGATCAAAGggttaaaattataatttatacAACATTCCTTtgctggaatggctcccaaactaGGTTACTGATAATTCAGGAATCCCTCCCCTAAATCTAAAAAGggatgaaataaaagaaagaattgaAAGGGAAAGGAATGCAAAGCAAGGTCATTCAGGAAgcagtttttaattttatatccatTTTGTAATAACCAGGTATTATACAACTGGACGTTCTTGGTCATTTTTTCACCGCTAGCTGAAAAGGAGccaaaaaaatctcattttttaaaagttgagcTAGTGATGCAGTTCTATTTCCTATCATACTCTTTCTTATATCCTGACAGAATGATTGAGATAAAGTAAAGTAGAAGCATGCAGTATGAATCAAATAAAATGTTGGCCCTAATGTTCTAGTGGAAGAAAAATCTCccatttctttcccagttacaAAAACGATCTTTTTCAGAGATGCTGAGGGCAAAAGGGATGGCTGAGAGCACGGGAAAATTGACTGAGACTAAAATGGAGGTCAGAGCTGTTTTCCTATTTTGTACATGACTGCTTAGTCTAGACATGTCAAAAGACATGTCAATTG from Thamnophis elegans isolate rThaEle1 chromosome 3, rThaEle1.pri, whole genome shotgun sequence includes:
- the C1D gene encoding nuclear nucleic acid-binding protein C1D, with product MDPSKEDYPTEIHDYLVAFETAVGSVDAVLKTMMSISRSELLQKLDPLEQAKVDLVSAYTLNSMFWVYLATQGINPKEHPVKQELERIRTYMNKVKEIEEKKKAARLDKGAASRFLRNALYEPKTQSKTAKKSPIPAKKKKSH